Proteins from a genomic interval of Chroococcidiopsis thermalis PCC 7203:
- a CDS encoding mannose-1-phosphate guanylyltransferase has protein sequence MNGSLIPVILAGGKGERFWPLSRRHRPKQFLSLDGSGKSLLQATADRLLPLAGNWENLWVVTSSQLAEGVAAQLPQMPAHNILAEPEGRDTAPAVAWSTLEIAQRYGEDAVIGFFPADPWIGDLPGFQHTLQAAAQLAATTDAIATLGVKPSYPATGYGYIEQGDRTGIYGNLPVYRVNRFTEKPDLHTAEEFLSTGRFCWNSGMFIFRAGVVLKELHTHAPDILIPLKQQGRAAYSQLPKISIDYALMEKTKLAYVLPADFGWDDLGDWNAIARLLQGATPNVEVGHHVGLDTAGSLVYAENDEDVVVTIGLEDVVIVRDRNVTLIVKKDRTQEIKQVLKLLQDNPKFSHLL, from the coding sequence ATGAATGGTTCTCTCATCCCTGTGATTTTGGCTGGAGGTAAAGGCGAACGTTTTTGGCCCCTCAGCCGCAGGCATCGCCCCAAACAGTTTTTAAGTTTAGATGGTAGCGGTAAAAGTTTACTGCAAGCGACAGCCGATCGCCTCTTACCTCTAGCAGGGAATTGGGAAAATCTCTGGGTGGTGACATCAAGCCAACTTGCCGAGGGAGTAGCCGCACAACTCCCCCAGATGCCAGCTCACAACATTTTGGCAGAACCAGAAGGGCGAGATACAGCCCCAGCCGTAGCTTGGAGTACGCTGGAAATAGCGCAACGCTACGGGGAAGACGCTGTTATAGGTTTTTTTCCTGCCGATCCTTGGATTGGAGATTTGCCAGGGTTTCAACACACTCTACAAGCTGCTGCTCAATTAGCTGCCACCACAGATGCGATCGCCACACTGGGAGTTAAGCCTAGCTACCCGGCAACTGGCTACGGCTACATTGAGCAAGGCGATCGGACTGGAATTTATGGTAACTTACCTGTCTATCGCGTCAACCGCTTTACCGAAAAACCAGACCTACATACAGCCGAAGAATTTCTCTCTACGGGGCGGTTTTGCTGGAATAGCGGCATGTTTATCTTTCGAGCCGGGGTGGTACTCAAAGAACTGCATACCCACGCTCCAGACATCCTCATCCCCCTCAAACAGCAAGGCAGAGCGGCTTACTCGCAGTTGCCCAAAATTAGCATCGATTATGCTCTGATGGAGAAAACCAAACTTGCCTACGTGCTACCAGCCGACTTTGGTTGGGACGATTTAGGCGACTGGAATGCGATCGCCCGTTTGCTCCAAGGAGCAACCCCCAACGTCGAAGTCGGTCATCATGTCGGACTAGATACCGCAGGCAGCTTAGTTTATGCTGAAAACGACGAAGATGTCGTTGTGACTATTGGCTTAGAAGATGTCGTCATCGTGCGCGATCGTAACGTTACTCTCATCGTCAAGAAAGACCGCACTCAAGAAATCAAACAAGTTTTGAAGTTATTGCAGGATAATCCTAAATTTAGTCATTTATTGTAA
- a CDS encoding LCP family protein, translating to MIGVLKRVDRRLKRQLQEVEVRRSLSVTRHNFLTFRRWLWFQMTRNRLLFWIGVVNLSILLGAMVALLLPIWGSRTSSDLLSRDSPQPRSTFLRNGLPYNLSRPVNILVLGIEPPPSTIGYNPKSASATGTSDTMLLIRFNPARPAIRVLSIPKDSQVVLPKLGLDKISRAYALGGAPLTARVVSRTLNNVPIDRYLSINADALRQLVDRIGGIEVFVPERMAYQDRTQRLQIDLEQGWQTLSGEQAEQFARFRASNQGDLDRVQRQQMLIAALRDRLTSPAILPQLPEITKIMQTAVETNLSPEELRAIVRFSVQMKPEHWQMLLLPGDLSPYSQDPSSYWLYTSGQDQIMSQYFGTSTIGAAPKPKPLTSLKIAVQNASGKPQLSQKVVRYLKQKGFTNVYAVSDWSDIQRQTNIIAQKGDTAAAAKIQQILGVGNIEAAAIGDLDSSLTIRVGKDWR from the coding sequence GTGATTGGGGTACTAAAACGAGTCGATCGGCGGTTGAAACGACAACTGCAAGAAGTGGAGGTGAGGCGATCGCTGTCTGTCACTCGCCACAATTTCTTGACTTTTCGCCGTTGGTTGTGGTTTCAGATGACAAGAAACCGTCTCCTATTTTGGATTGGCGTAGTCAATCTGTCGATCTTGCTAGGGGCAATGGTGGCACTGCTACTACCAATTTGGGGCAGTCGCACTTCTTCTGACTTGCTATCTAGAGACTCTCCGCAACCGCGTAGTACTTTCCTCCGCAATGGCTTGCCCTACAATCTCTCCCGTCCGGTAAATATTCTCGTTCTGGGTATCGAACCTCCTCCTAGCACCATCGGGTATAATCCTAAATCTGCGTCGGCAACTGGGACTAGCGATACAATGCTGTTAATCCGCTTCAACCCCGCTCGCCCAGCCATCAGGGTACTTTCAATTCCTAAAGATAGTCAAGTTGTCTTACCCAAGCTCGGTCTAGATAAAATTTCTCGCGCTTATGCCTTGGGAGGCGCACCTTTAACAGCGCGGGTTGTCAGCCGCACGTTAAATAATGTTCCGATCGATCGCTACCTCAGCATTAACGCAGATGCTTTGCGGCAATTGGTAGATCGAATCGGAGGGATTGAGGTATTTGTTCCCGAACGCATGGCATACCAAGACCGGACGCAACGGTTGCAGATCGATCTAGAACAAGGCTGGCAAACTTTAAGTGGGGAACAAGCAGAACAGTTTGCTCGTTTCCGCGCCTCAAACCAAGGAGATCTCGATCGCGTCCAGCGCCAGCAGATGTTGATTGCAGCTTTGCGCGATCGCCTTACCAGTCCGGCAATACTACCCCAACTGCCAGAAATTACCAAAATTATGCAAACTGCGGTTGAAACCAATCTCAGCCCAGAAGAACTGCGGGCGATCGTGCGTTTTAGCGTCCAAATGAAGCCGGAACACTGGCAAATGCTTCTATTACCAGGAGATCTCAGCCCTTACAGTCAAGACCCCAGCAGCTATTGGCTCTATACTTCAGGTCAAGACCAGATTATGAGTCAGTACTTTGGTACTTCTACGATTGGGGCTGCACCCAAACCCAAACCGCTGACAAGTCTGAAAATTGCCGTGCAAAATGCTTCGGGCAAACCCCAATTGAGTCAAAAAGTCGTCCGCTATCTCAAGCAAAAAGGCTTTACCAACGTCTATGCAGTCTCCGATTGGTCGGATATTCAGCGCCAGACAAATATCATTGCTCAAAAAGGCGATACCGCAGCAGCAGCTAAAATTCAGCAAATCTTAGGTGTCGGCAATATTGAAGCCGCCGCGATCGGCGATTTAGATTCTTCGCTCACAATCCGTGTTGGTAAAGACTGGCGGTGA
- the ribBA gene encoding bifunctional 3,4-dihydroxy-2-butanone-4-phosphate synthase/GTP cyclohydrolase II, which produces MQPQNASNQSFVFDSIDAALADLKAGRSIVVVDDENRENEGDLICAAQFATPDTINFMAVEARGLICLAMTGERLDELDLPLMVTNNTDSNQTAFTVSIDAATHLGVTTGISAEDRARTIQVAINPATKPSDLRRPGHIFPIRARTGGVLKRAGHTEAAIDLAQLAGLYPAGVICEIQNPNGSMARLNQLMEYAKHHQLKIISIADLISYRLQNERFVTRETIAQLPTSFGEFQIYAYRNSVDNSEHVAIVKGDPAQFRDRPVMVRMHSECLTGDALGSLRCDCRMQLQAALKTIEHAGAGVVVYLRQEGRGIGLINKLKAYSLQDMGLDTVEANERLGFPADLRNYGVGAQILNDLGVKQIRLITNNPRKIAGLKGYGLEVVDRVPLLIEANDYNSNYLATKASKLGHMLLQTYLVAVAIHWQEESLSVTQRYERLEKLRHIVRTHDLLLQEEARPLAVALFGQPSLTFHVGLDQPELATPDWYQQPNHPYLKAIAQILDSISTLPYVQRLEFLVAPGHDPLTGLQVQLNRHNIGTDILPSAIFDRLETQKIYCFGC; this is translated from the coding sequence GTGCAGCCTCAGAACGCTTCTAATCAATCTTTTGTGTTTGACTCGATCGATGCCGCTCTCGCCGACCTTAAAGCTGGACGCTCTATTGTTGTAGTAGATGACGAAAATCGCGAGAATGAGGGCGACCTCATTTGTGCCGCTCAGTTTGCGACCCCAGACACGATCAATTTCATGGCAGTGGAGGCGAGGGGATTAATCTGTTTGGCAATGACGGGCGAGCGCTTGGACGAACTCGATTTACCGTTGATGGTAACCAATAACACCGACAGTAACCAAACTGCTTTTACAGTAAGTATCGATGCTGCGACACATTTAGGCGTGACGACGGGTATTTCTGCTGAGGATCGCGCCCGCACGATTCAAGTAGCGATTAACCCCGCCACGAAGCCCTCAGATCTGCGCCGTCCCGGTCATATTTTTCCCATTCGCGCCAGGACGGGTGGAGTACTCAAACGTGCTGGACATACAGAAGCAGCGATCGATTTAGCCCAATTAGCAGGGCTGTATCCGGCGGGAGTGATCTGTGAAATTCAAAACCCCAATGGTTCAATGGCACGGTTGAATCAGTTGATGGAATACGCCAAACATCACCAACTGAAAATTATTAGTATTGCCGATCTGATTAGCTATCGCTTGCAAAACGAGCGATTTGTGACTCGCGAGACTATTGCTCAATTACCGACTTCCTTCGGTGAATTTCAGATCTATGCTTATCGCAACAGCGTAGATAACTCCGAACACGTAGCAATTGTTAAAGGCGATCCGGCTCAATTTCGCGATCGCCCCGTGATGGTGCGGATGCATTCAGAATGTCTCACGGGCGATGCTTTGGGTTCGCTGCGCTGCGACTGTCGGATGCAACTACAAGCAGCTTTGAAAACGATCGAACATGCAGGCGCGGGAGTTGTCGTTTACCTACGTCAAGAGGGAAGAGGCATTGGCTTAATTAACAAATTGAAGGCGTATTCCCTACAAGACATGGGACTAGACACCGTAGAAGCCAACGAACGCCTCGGCTTTCCCGCCGACTTGCGCAACTACGGGGTAGGGGCGCAAATTCTCAACGATCTGGGCGTGAAACAAATTCGGTTAATTACCAACAACCCCCGCAAAATTGCTGGGTTGAAGGGGTACGGTTTAGAAGTCGTCGATCGCGTGCCGCTGCTGATTGAAGCTAACGATTACAACTCTAACTACCTTGCCACTAAAGCCAGCAAGCTAGGGCATATGCTCTTACAAACATACTTGGTTGCTGTGGCAATTCACTGGCAAGAAGAATCTTTATCCGTCACGCAACGTTACGAACGGTTAGAAAAGCTACGACACATAGTCAGGACGCATGATTTGCTATTGCAGGAAGAGGCACGACCGTTAGCAGTAGCACTGTTCGGTCAACCTTCCCTAACATTTCACGTTGGCTTAGATCAACCCGAACTAGCTACACCAGACTGGTATCAGCAACCAAATCATCCTTATCTAAAGGCGATCGCGCAAATTCTCGACAGCATATCAACCTTACCCTACGTCCAGCGACTAGAATTTCTCGTTGCCCCCGGTCACGATCCACTCACGGGTCTGCAAGTCCAACTAAACCGACACAATATTGGTACTGACATCTTACCTTCTGCCATCTTCGATCGACTAGAAACCCAGAAGATTTATTGTTTTGGGTGTTAG
- a CDS encoding ABC1 kinase family protein gives MFLTQNTSRQREIAEILFRNGWDYMRRLLTGGKTDEPQLPTPAVLRKILVDLGPVYVKFGQLMSTRPDILPASYIEELSTLQDDVPPVPWSEIEVAIRQQLKKPLEETFSKINFQPVAAGSIGQIHHATLTDGREVAVKVQRPGINAIVAQDISLIQGVADLVARTEFGQNYEIKSIATEFTTALEAELDFTREAHFAEQLRRNLSASRWFDPQQLVIAEIFWDLTTEKLLVMEWLDGVPLLSANFAESNGNGVTSEIKRQEITTLLFRAFFQQLYIDGFFHADPHPGNIFYLKDGRVALLDCGMVGKLDPRTQQILVEMLLAIVDIDAQRCSQLTLQLSDSAQPVILSRLENDYDRMLRKYYNLDLSQINFSQIIYELLQVARNNKIRLPSNMGLYAKTLANLEGLARQFNPEINFLDEVKPLLTDLFRRQLLGNRPVESLLRTALDIKSLSLQSPRQIELLLDRVTSETLQWNLSVRGLDSIRRTLDDSANRLSFSVLVGSLIMGAAIISSKAQTAQLSWLSSVLFAVASLLGLWLIFSILRSGRLR, from the coding sequence GTGTTCTTAACTCAAAATACTTCTCGTCAACGAGAAATCGCTGAAATTCTATTCCGCAATGGCTGGGACTATATGCGACGGCTGCTAACTGGGGGTAAAACAGACGAGCCTCAGTTACCGACACCAGCCGTATTACGCAAAATTCTGGTGGACTTGGGACCAGTGTATGTCAAATTCGGGCAGCTCATGTCTACCCGCCCAGATATACTACCTGCTTCCTATATTGAGGAACTGTCAACTTTACAGGATGACGTTCCACCTGTTCCTTGGTCGGAAATTGAAGTGGCGATCCGCCAACAGCTCAAAAAGCCTTTGGAAGAAACTTTTAGTAAAATTAATTTTCAACCAGTCGCCGCTGGATCGATCGGTCAAATTCATCACGCTACGTTAACAGACGGTAGAGAAGTCGCCGTTAAAGTGCAGCGTCCTGGAATTAATGCGATCGTCGCTCAAGATATCTCCTTGATTCAAGGAGTAGCTGATTTAGTAGCGCGAACTGAGTTCGGTCAGAATTACGAAATTAAATCCATAGCCACCGAATTTACAACTGCACTAGAAGCAGAACTAGACTTCACGCGAGAAGCTCATTTTGCCGAACAGTTGCGGCGCAATTTATCTGCTAGTCGGTGGTTCGATCCGCAGCAATTAGTCATAGCAGAAATTTTCTGGGATTTGACCACAGAAAAATTGTTGGTGATGGAATGGTTGGATGGAGTTCCTTTATTATCGGCAAATTTTGCCGAAAGTAATGGTAATGGTGTAACTTCAGAAATCAAGCGGCAAGAAATTACAACTTTGCTATTTCGGGCTTTTTTCCAGCAGCTTTATATTGATGGATTCTTCCATGCCGACCCGCATCCCGGCAATATTTTCTATCTCAAAGATGGGCGCGTTGCGCTGTTAGATTGCGGGATGGTAGGCAAACTCGATCCTCGGACTCAGCAAATTTTAGTAGAAATGTTGTTGGCAATTGTCGATATTGACGCTCAACGATGCAGTCAGTTGACATTACAATTGTCAGATTCAGCTCAACCCGTAATTTTATCGCGATTGGAAAACGATTACGATCGCATGTTACGGAAGTACTATAACTTAGACCTGTCTCAAATCAATTTCAGTCAAATTATTTACGAATTGTTGCAAGTTGCTCGTAACAATAAAATCCGCTTGCCGAGTAATATGGGTTTGTATGCGAAAACCCTTGCCAATTTGGAAGGATTAGCACGTCAATTTAATCCAGAAATTAATTTTCTCGATGAAGTCAAACCTTTGTTAACAGACTTGTTTCGTCGCCAGTTATTAGGCAATCGTCCTGTAGAATCTTTATTACGAACAGCCCTCGATATCAAAAGTCTTTCGCTGCAATCCCCCCGCCAGATCGAACTGTTATTAGACCGCGTGACCTCAGAGACACTGCAATGGAATTTATCGGTACGGGGATTAGATAGCATACGTCGTACCCTTGATGACTCTGCTAACCGCCTCTCGTTTAGCGTATTAGTTGGTTCGTTAATTATGGGCGCAGCGATTATTTCTTCCAAAGCCCAGACAGCACAGCTATCGTGGCTCAGTAGCGTCCTATTTGCAGTAGCAAGTTTGTTGGGATTGTGGCTGATTTTTAGTATCCTGCGATCGGGGCGTTTGCGCTAG
- a CDS encoding hybrid sensor histidine kinase/response regulator gives MLRILLIDDNPSDRKLESRELQREFAEIEIQTAIDAAEFERALAAGGFDLVITDHQLHWSDGLAILDAVKTKYPDCPVILFTDSGTEEVAVTAMKRGATDYVRKGKPYRLALAVREALEKQNLRQERAKAIEQMQLSEANLRFALEAADLTAYTWNLQTGEVRRLENAGNISGIGDGEIVGTFEQVLNLVHPDDRELFQTEIQTALKIGTYSCEFRILKPDGSIAWVLDKGRAIYDRSGNPVGLFGIAWEITQRKQLEQEQARLFELEQVARNAAESANRIKDEFLAMLSHELRSPLNAILGWATILESGRRDETTLQRAISTILRNAQVQTQLIEDLLDVSRIVQGKLKLQFIPLNLATPIQAAIETVELSAQAKSIDLQIFLDCDPGFVYGDPNRLQQVVWNLLTNAIKFTPFGGRVEVRLSVAPESEKSTAGGTASPDFLVRANGLPPLTTNPTYAQITVSDTGKGIEPEFLPYVFELFRQADASTTRNYKGLGLGLAIVRYLVEMHGGSVAVESLGEGQGATFTVLLPLMGMESRELGNKQAEEQRSSYQVTSHKLQVTLNSEFQIPNSEFFPHPLPLTPLPLNNLRVLVVDDEPDSCEVIAMILQTRGAKTYTAGSVQAALQALEAFQPDLLVSDIGMPGEDGYALIRQLRTKTTAHRQIPAIAMTGFARLEDRTQAIAAGFQRHLPKPIDPDTLIAVVTDLIQEMGKTFNNW, from the coding sequence ATGTTACGTATTCTGTTGATAGACGATAATCCCAGCGATCGCAAGCTCGAAAGTCGCGAACTTCAACGCGAGTTTGCTGAAATAGAAATTCAAACGGCGATCGATGCGGCTGAGTTTGAACGCGCTTTAGCAGCAGGCGGATTCGATCTCGTCATCACAGATCATCAATTGCATTGGAGCGATGGACTAGCTATTTTAGATGCAGTCAAAACTAAGTATCCCGATTGTCCGGTGATTTTGTTTACGGATAGCGGTACGGAAGAAGTTGCCGTGACAGCCATGAAGCGGGGAGCGACAGATTACGTCCGTAAGGGAAAACCTTATCGCCTCGCGCTCGCCGTGCGCGAAGCTCTAGAAAAGCAAAACCTGCGGCAGGAACGCGCCAAAGCGATCGAGCAAATGCAGCTTTCAGAAGCGAATTTACGATTTGCGCTTGAAGCAGCCGACCTTACTGCTTATACTTGGAATTTGCAAACCGGAGAAGTTCGCCGTTTGGAGAATGCGGGTAACATATCGGGAATTGGTGATGGCGAGATCGTGGGGACATTCGAGCAAGTGTTGAATCTCGTTCATCCCGACGATCGAGAGCTATTTCAAACTGAGATTCAAACTGCCTTGAAAATAGGAACCTATAGCTGCGAATTTCGCATTCTCAAACCAGATGGCTCAATTGCATGGGTTTTAGATAAAGGACGGGCAATTTACGATCGCTCGGGAAACCCAGTAGGATTGTTTGGCATTGCCTGGGAGATCACGCAACGCAAACAACTCGAACAAGAACAAGCGCGGCTATTCGAGTTAGAGCAAGTTGCCCGTAACGCTGCTGAATCTGCTAACCGGATTAAAGACGAGTTTTTAGCAATGCTTTCGCATGAATTGCGATCGCCACTGAATGCAATCTTAGGTTGGGCGACAATTCTCGAATCGGGACGACGAGATGAAACAACACTACAGCGGGCAATTAGTACGATCTTGCGCAACGCTCAAGTACAAACTCAATTGATTGAAGACCTGCTCGACGTGTCTCGCATCGTTCAGGGTAAATTGAAGTTACAGTTTATTCCACTCAATTTAGCTACCCCAATTCAAGCCGCGATCGAAACAGTTGAGTTGAGCGCTCAAGCCAAATCAATCGATTTACAGATCTTCCTCGATTGCGATCCAGGATTTGTTTATGGCGATCCCAATCGGTTACAACAAGTTGTCTGGAATTTACTCACAAATGCGATTAAATTCACCCCATTTGGTGGGCGGGTTGAAGTGCGTTTATCAGTAGCTCCAGAGAGCGAGAAGTCAACCGCAGGAGGTACAGCGTCCCCTGACTTTCTTGTACGGGCGAACGGCTTACCCCCACTCACCACCAATCCAACTTACGCTCAAATTACAGTTAGCGACACTGGTAAAGGTATCGAGCCTGAGTTTTTACCATATGTATTCGAGTTATTTCGGCAAGCGGATGCTTCGACTACCCGCAACTACAAGGGGCTAGGACTTGGCTTGGCGATCGTGCGCTATCTAGTGGAAATGCACGGTGGCTCGGTAGCCGTCGAGAGCCTGGGAGAAGGACAGGGAGCCACGTTTACAGTATTATTGCCTTTGATGGGGATGGAAAGTCGGGAGTTGGGGAATAAGCAAGCAGAGGAGCAGAGGAGCAGCTATCAAGTCACAAGTCACAAGTTACAAGTCACGCTTAATTCCGAATTCCAAATTCCGAATTCCGAATTCTTCCCACACCCCTTACCCCTCACTCCATTACCACTCAACAACTTGCGCGTGTTGGTCGTCGATGACGAACCAGATAGCTGTGAAGTGATTGCAATGATTTTGCAAACGAGAGGTGCAAAGACGTATACTGCTGGCTCAGTACAAGCAGCTTTGCAAGCCCTAGAAGCTTTCCAGCCAGATTTGCTAGTCAGTGACATAGGAATGCCGGGAGAAGATGGATATGCATTGATCCGTCAGCTCAGAACGAAAACAACAGCACATCGGCAGATTCCGGCGATCGCAATGACAGGATTTGCCAGACTTGAGGATCGAACTCAGGCGATCGCGGCTGGCTTTCAACGTCATTTACCTAAACCCATCGATCCAGACACGCTGATTGCCGTGGTTACAGATTTAATTCAAGAGATGGGTAAGACATTTAATAATTGGTAA
- the yidD gene encoding membrane protein insertion efficiency factor YidD yields the protein MLTSQWDEAARTVALNLIEFYQRSISPRKGFDYPHRILYGSQSCSSYVKHLLTNRSLSSAIKFSTQRFQACSRARQILKSQKTSAGFRCIVIPCCIPL from the coding sequence ATGCTGACAAGCCAGTGGGATGAAGCCGCCAGAACAGTAGCGTTAAACTTGATTGAGTTTTATCAGAGATCTATTTCTCCTCGTAAAGGCTTCGATTACCCGCACAGAATTTTGTATGGGAGCCAATCTTGCTCTAGTTATGTCAAACATCTACTGACTAATCGGAGTCTATCATCAGCTATAAAATTCTCAACTCAACGATTTCAGGCTTGTTCCCGTGCCAGGCAAATTCTCAAATCTCAAAAAACGTCTGCTGGCTTCCGCTGCATCGTAATTCCTTGCTGCATACCATTATGA
- a CDS encoding ATP-binding protein: MAFHQVLASEKLLDRVAKRFDPRQSLRARLGLTICSIALVMAIMASITVSATASDRVKTDAGIALEQLAYQVSDKLDRGMFERYREIQNLTELDLLSNPNSPRSQKRSLLDRLQSTYPTYSWIGLTDATGKVLVSTGKLLENLSVARRPWFQNARTQAAVGDVHEAMLLAKLLPNPTNEPLRFIDISAPVTDSAGQYAGVLGAHLSWTWAKEIRDSLLQPLQNRSQVEVFIFSASGKVLLAPIELQERVPSLPNLQTLQQQGNGYALETWSDGDLYLTGFARSTGYRNYPGLGWTVVVRQQADLALAPVRTLQRQIFTQDLTLGILFAIAGWFIMRRLTYPLLAIATAADRLRQGNANTELPLITSSDEIGRLSRSLKHLVRTLFEQQQQLNLSNEQLQIQLTERQHAAAEIQQLNATLEQKVSDRTAQLQEINRELEAFAYSVSHDLRAPLRTIRGFAQALQEDYSDRLDDLGNEYLQSITADAVQMDRLITELLAYSQLTRTKITLQPVALMATIESACKQLEMNLQEKQAEITVTTPLPTVLAHSPTLTQAIANLLSNALKFIKPESRPQVEIKYQLAQRDRQQWVRLWIIDNGIGIASSDTERIFRIFERLHGIETYPGTGIGLAIVRKSIERMGGCVGVESQLGQGSRFWIELPLYEGAGSRE; the protein is encoded by the coding sequence ATGGCATTTCATCAAGTTTTGGCTTCAGAAAAACTGCTCGATCGCGTTGCTAAGCGGTTCGATCCGCGTCAAAGCTTGAGGGCGCGGCTAGGCTTAACAATATGTAGTATTGCGCTAGTCATGGCAATCATGGCGAGTATTACGGTCAGTGCCACGGCGAGCGATCGCGTCAAAACTGATGCTGGCATTGCGTTAGAGCAGTTAGCATACCAAGTATCTGACAAACTCGATCGCGGTATGTTCGAGCGCTATCGCGAGATCCAAAACCTGACAGAGCTAGATTTACTCAGCAATCCCAATTCTCCTCGATCCCAAAAGCGATCGCTGCTCGACAGGCTACAAAGCACTTATCCCACTTATAGCTGGATTGGCTTGACAGATGCCACAGGTAAGGTTCTCGTCAGTACGGGTAAACTGTTAGAAAATCTCAGCGTCGCTCGACGACCGTGGTTTCAAAACGCCCGTACTCAAGCAGCGGTGGGCGACGTTCACGAAGCCATGCTCTTAGCCAAGCTGCTGCCAAATCCAACCAACGAACCCTTACGATTTATTGACATCTCAGCTCCCGTGACTGACTCGGCGGGTCAGTATGCAGGTGTGCTAGGCGCTCATCTCAGTTGGACGTGGGCAAAAGAAATTCGAGACTCATTACTGCAACCGCTACAAAATCGATCGCAGGTGGAAGTTTTTATTTTTAGTGCCTCTGGCAAAGTGCTACTCGCACCTATCGAGTTGCAAGAACGAGTTCCCTCGCTGCCTAATTTACAGACATTGCAACAGCAAGGCAACGGCTACGCGCTCGAAACATGGTCGGATGGCGATCTCTATCTCACGGGTTTTGCCCGCAGTACAGGGTATCGCAATTACCCAGGACTCGGTTGGACGGTTGTGGTGAGGCAACAAGCCGATCTCGCACTTGCACCCGTGCGGACATTACAACGCCAGATTTTTACTCAAGATCTGACATTAGGGATATTATTCGCCATTGCTGGATGGTTTATCATGCGTCGCCTCACCTATCCCTTACTCGCGATCGCAACAGCAGCAGATCGTCTGCGTCAAGGGAACGCAAATACAGAACTACCTTTAATTACCAGCAGCGATGAAATTGGGCGACTATCTCGTTCGTTAAAGCATCTCGTCCGCACTTTATTCGAGCAACAGCAGCAACTCAATCTCAGTAACGAACAATTGCAAATTCAATTAACCGAACGTCAACACGCCGCCGCCGAAATTCAGCAACTCAACGCCACCTTAGAACAAAAAGTAAGCGATCGCACGGCACAACTTCAGGAGATCAATCGAGAATTAGAAGCTTTTGCTTATTCGGTTTCCCACGATTTACGCGCACCACTACGGACGATCCGAGGATTTGCCCAAGCATTGCAAGAAGATTATAGCGATCGCCTTGATGACCTGGGTAACGAATATCTTCAGTCAATTACCGCAGACGCAGTGCAGATGGATCGGCTGATTACCGAGTTACTAGCCTACAGCCAGCTGACGCGCACGAAAATTACCTTACAACCCGTCGCATTAATGGCAACGATCGAATCTGCCTGCAAACAATTAGAAATGAATTTACAAGAAAAGCAGGCAGAAATTACAGTCACAACACCTCTACCAACCGTTTTGGCACATAGCCCCACCCTAACCCAAGCGATCGCCAATTTGCTCAGTAATGCCCTCAAGTTTATCAAACCAGAAAGCCGTCCGCAGGTTGAAATCAAATACCAGCTCGCCCAACGCGATCGACAGCAATGGGTGCGCCTGTGGATTATCGATAACGGCATCGGAATTGCATCAAGCGATACCGAACGAATCTTCCGCATTTTCGAGCGCCTGCACGGAATTGAAACCTATCCAGGTACGGGCATCGGCTTAGCGATCGTGCGTAAAAGCATCGAACGCATGGGCGGCTGCGTCGGCGTAGAATCTCAACTAGGGCAAGGAAGCCGCTTTTGGATTGAATTACCTCTTTATGAGGGAGCAGGGAGCAGGGAGTAG